A window of the Desulfobacula toluolica Tol2 genome harbors these coding sequences:
- a CDS encoding S9 family peptidase — protein sequence MKPLSRCFILICFLALFVVFCGFAHAFTVKDILSAPYPENLTAGSNLLAWTLNDEGARNIWVASGPDFTPVQVTPYTGDNGIKLSNLLVTPDDAYILYSRGSGSMQLETTDIVSGPSGSIGVYRQGAATPSNPANSPVQTERAIWAVSVKGGLPWKLAKGNNPMVSRDGKTVTFNSQGQFFEIAFDPSVRDAMPEPRPMFTIQGTNQNGVWSPDGETLMFVSDRDSHSLIGLFHRKTRQIQWIMPGVDRDMSPVWSTDGRRVAFARVPGKTKHELFDLTAEFTFSICVADVATGKGDIIWQTPETGGWAQWYPPYADWFGSALRWTQNNRLLFYSEHQGRLHIYSTTPSGEDLKDLTPGESQVWGSTLTLDGTMLYYSSNRNTPDYRHIWQTPTSGGDTVQVTRGESVETNPVISGKGGFIAYRRATGVTPQAVTVQKINADKFRTISPNPLPQKFPDTLVKPRVMIFPSDDFQIHCQLFMPEYAAPGYKLPAIIFVHGGPFRQMLLGWSHRPSYSKTYAMNQYLANKGYIVLCVNFRSGTGYGRAFRQAENQGPRGASEYRDIQAAMARLSRLPNVDPKRIGIWGESCGGYLTALSLARNSDLFAAGVALAGIYDFSFRATNMSVPGGEWGLQGAEGLEIAFQSSPVADVENWKSPVLLVHGDDDRSVLFAQTVNLVQDLRKQGVPVEFMVLPGEDHDFVLHENWVRTLEAAGAFFDRVLKN from the coding sequence ATGAAACCTTTATCCCGTTGTTTTATCCTGATTTGTTTTTTGGCTCTTTTTGTGGTTTTCTGTGGTTTTGCCCATGCCTTTACCGTTAAGGATATCCTGAGTGCTCCCTACCCGGAAAATCTGACGGCCGGATCAAATCTGCTGGCATGGACCCTTAATGATGAGGGGGCGCGAAATATCTGGGTGGCCTCCGGGCCTGACTTCACTCCTGTGCAGGTGACACCGTACACTGGCGACAACGGCATAAAGCTGTCAAACCTTCTGGTGACCCCTGATGATGCCTATATCCTCTACAGCCGGGGCTCAGGCTCCATGCAACTGGAAACAACCGACATTGTTTCAGGGCCTTCCGGGTCCATCGGGGTTTACAGGCAGGGTGCTGCAACGCCGTCCAACCCTGCCAACAGCCCTGTGCAAACAGAGCGCGCCATCTGGGCGGTTTCTGTTAAAGGAGGGTTGCCTTGGAAACTTGCAAAGGGAAACAATCCTATGGTATCCCGGGACGGGAAAACCGTCACGTTCAACAGCCAGGGACAGTTCTTTGAGATTGCCTTTGATCCATCGGTCCGGGATGCAATGCCTGAACCCCGACCCATGTTCACCATCCAGGGCACAAATCAGAATGGTGTATGGTCTCCTGACGGTGAAACCCTGATGTTTGTCAGTGACCGTGACTCCCACAGCCTTATAGGGCTGTTTCACAGGAAAACAAGGCAGATTCAATGGATCATGCCCGGTGTTGACCGGGATATGAGTCCTGTCTGGTCAACCGACGGCAGAAGGGTCGCCTTTGCCCGTGTGCCCGGCAAAACAAAACATGAGCTGTTTGATTTGACCGCAGAGTTTACATTTTCCATATGTGTAGCCGATGTGGCCACCGGCAAAGGGGATATCATCTGGCAGACCCCGGAAACCGGAGGATGGGCCCAGTGGTATCCGCCCTATGCAGACTGGTTCGGTTCCGCTTTAAGGTGGACTCAAAACAACCGGCTGCTCTTTTATTCGGAACACCAGGGCAGGCTGCACATTTATTCAACAACACCTTCGGGAGAAGATCTCAAGGATCTGACACCGGGTGAATCCCAGGTTTGGGGCAGTACACTCACTTTGGACGGAACCATGCTTTATTACAGCAGCAACCGGAACACCCCTGATTACAGGCATATCTGGCAGACACCGACCAGTGGTGGCGACACGGTTCAGGTCACCAGGGGGGAGAGTGTTGAAACCAATCCGGTTATTTCTGGCAAGGGCGGGTTTATTGCATACCGGCGGGCCACCGGGGTGACGCCCCAGGCCGTTACTGTTCAGAAAATCAATGCCGACAAGTTCAGGACAATCTCTCCCAACCCGCTGCCCCAAAAGTTCCCTGATACCCTTGTTAAACCAAGGGTGATGATTTTTCCTTCAGATGATTTCCAGATCCACTGCCAGCTTTTCATGCCTGAATATGCAGCACCCGGTTATAAACTGCCTGCAATTATTTTTGTTCACGGCGGCCCTTTTCGTCAGATGCTCCTGGGATGGAGTCACCGGCCAAGCTATTCCAAAACCTATGCCATGAATCAATACCTTGCAAATAAAGGTTATATAGTGCTTTGTGTCAATTTTCGTTCAGGCACGGGATACGGACGTGCTTTTCGCCAGGCTGAAAATCAGGGTCCCCGGGGAGCTTCGGAATACAGGGATATCCAGGCGGCCATGGCCCGTCTGAGCCGTCTGCCAAATGTTGATCCCAAAAGGATCGGCATCTGGGGTGAGTCCTGCGGCGGGTATCTCACCGCCCTTTCCCTTGCCAGAAATTCTGATCTCTTTGCCGCCGGAGTGGCTCTGGCCGGCATTTATGATTTTTCCTTCAGGGCCACCAATATGTCTGTTCCGGGAGGAGAATGGGGACTTCAGGGTGCCGAAGGCCTGGAAATTGCCTTTCAGTCTTCGCCGGTTGCAGATGTGGAGAATTGGAAATCTCCTGTGCTGCTTGTCCATGGAGATGACGACCGTTCCGTTCTTTTTGCTCAGACCGTGAATCTTGTCCAGGACTTAAGAAAACAGGGTGTTCCTGTGGAATTCATGGTTCTTCCCGGCGAAGACCATGATTTTGTTCTGCACGAAAACTGGGTTCGCACCCTTGAAGCTGCCGGGGCCTTTTTTGACCGGGTGTTGAAAAACTAA
- a CDS encoding alkaline phosphatase family protein, whose translation MNMNLTIQLPKRSNFLILMFLLAFFLIFTKTPAHCSDTGHDPLRQVGRQQDGTIVLPTNRILKPAGRQVEFEGRPNGIALSPDSTTVALLNAAKNNIIVMDSRTGEIKQMFAPDGFKASSNGIVYSKDGKFLFASQSDGYLLIANVLSDNTLFLEQQLALPLSKIHYPGADYNPNPIGLAVSDDGKTLYIALSRNNSLAVFDISTRAVLKEIAVGNVPTGVVVGNGKVYVSNRGGRPARQGDFTVDSSGTPIVADPISGGAITGSVSVVDIKTNQQITSIPVGLHPSGLLVAGKRLFVANSNSDNVSVIDIESDKVIKTISIKPFENALFGSSPNALAIMDNRLVVSLGAGNCLAVYALGHRFGGVEFQGLIPTGWYPSGIAVDNEKRQLLVANTKGVGALGPATIWKSPAGSPPTQGKGHNSMAYMGSASMIEFPDYHTLQAHTRQTLENNSWIALSRRKDAKKTGTKKPDPVPLPEKTGDPSVFKHVFYIIKENRTYDQIFGDFKDKNKKPKGNGDPKLVQFGQDVTPNHHALARQFMLFDNLYDSGSISSEGHQWITQAFVVDYLAKDLTTYARTYPFNGGDALVYAPSGFLWENALNLGKSVRVYGEYANGLTANGLEMGPWVNPTVKPPAKVKAPWLGGGVTNAGSWAAFWQDTSILAGEETGELHVKLRSSSDIPSLDRLLCREFPPFNTGIPDQYRVQVWMKEFDRYVADNNLPNLSVMLICQDHTQGNLPGYPTPEAMVADNDLALGRIVEKISHSPYWKNSIIFIIEDDAQNGVDHVDGHRTLGFVISPYTRREVVNSNYYTQLDITRTIEHILGLPPMTQMDMAIDPRAMKAVFTDKPDFTPFKAKPARIPLDTMNKPLTAMKGLEKEWALAMAEQNFSKPDAADEDMLNRVIWYTVKGYDTPYPGDPRVLSPHELESEHGRKIDDD comes from the coding sequence ATGAACATGAATTTAACAATACAATTGCCCAAAAGGTCAAATTTCCTTATTTTGATGTTTTTACTTGCTTTTTTTCTCATCTTTACCAAAACCCCTGCTCATTGCTCTGATACAGGGCATGACCCATTGCGGCAAGTGGGTCGGCAACAAGACGGAACCATTGTCCTGCCCACCAACAGGATACTTAAACCCGCCGGTCGCCAGGTGGAATTTGAAGGACGTCCCAACGGTATTGCCCTGAGTCCGGACAGCACAACCGTGGCACTGCTCAACGCCGCAAAAAACAATATCATTGTCATGGATTCCAGGACAGGAGAAATCAAACAAATGTTTGCACCGGACGGTTTCAAAGCCTCCTCCAACGGTATTGTCTATTCCAAAGACGGCAAATTCCTGTTTGCCTCCCAATCGGACGGGTATCTGCTCATTGCAAACGTCCTTTCCGACAATACACTTTTCCTTGAGCAGCAGTTAGCCCTGCCCCTTAGCAAGATACACTATCCAGGGGCGGATTATAATCCCAACCCCATAGGGCTGGCCGTTTCCGATGACGGCAAAACCCTTTATATTGCCCTGAGCCGCAACAATTCTCTGGCTGTATTTGATATCTCAACCCGGGCAGTGCTGAAGGAGATTGCTGTGGGTAATGTCCCAACAGGCGTGGTTGTCGGTAATGGTAAGGTGTATGTGTCCAACAGGGGCGGACGTCCTGCAAGGCAAGGCGATTTTACAGTGGATTCAAGCGGCACGCCCATTGTTGCAGACCCGATATCAGGCGGTGCCATCACAGGAAGCGTATCTGTGGTGGATATCAAAACAAATCAGCAAATCACATCCATACCGGTGGGGCTTCACCCTTCAGGCCTGCTGGTGGCAGGCAAGCGCCTTTTTGTGGCCAATTCAAACAGCGACAATGTCTCTGTAATTGATATTGAGTCTGACAAGGTAATCAAAACCATCTCCATAAAACCCTTTGAAAATGCATTATTCGGCAGTTCTCCCAATGCCCTGGCTATAATGGACAACCGCCTGGTGGTCAGCCTTGGAGCCGGCAACTGCCTTGCTGTCTACGCTCTTGGGCATCGGTTCGGCGGGGTGGAATTTCAAGGATTGATTCCCACAGGCTGGTATCCTTCAGGAATCGCTGTGGACAATGAAAAAAGACAACTTTTGGTTGCCAATACAAAAGGGGTGGGGGCACTGGGGCCTGCAACCATCTGGAAAAGCCCTGCAGGAAGTCCTCCCACACAGGGGAAAGGCCATAACTCCATGGCCTATATGGGAAGTGCCTCCATGATAGAATTTCCCGATTACCATACCCTTCAGGCCCATACACGCCAAACCCTTGAAAACAACTCCTGGATTGCTCTGTCCAGGAGAAAAGATGCAAAAAAGACCGGCACAAAAAAGCCTGATCCTGTTCCTCTGCCTGAGAAAACAGGCGACCCGTCTGTTTTCAAACATGTATTTTATATCATCAAAGAAAACAGAACCTATGACCAGATTTTCGGTGATTTTAAAGATAAAAACAAAAAGCCCAAAGGCAACGGAGACCCGAAACTTGTACAATTCGGCCAGGATGTAACCCCCAACCACCATGCCCTGGCCCGGCAGTTTATGCTGTTTGACAACCTTTACGACTCAGGATCAATTTCTTCTGAGGGGCATCAATGGATTACCCAGGCCTTTGTGGTTGATTATCTGGCAAAAGATCTGACCACCTATGCCAGAACCTATCCGTTTAACGGGGGAGATGCCCTGGTATATGCACCAAGTGGTTTTCTTTGGGAAAACGCTCTGAACCTGGGTAAATCCGTCCGTGTCTATGGAGAATATGCCAACGGACTGACCGCCAACGGACTGGAAATGGGGCCGTGGGTCAATCCCACTGTAAAGCCGCCGGCAAAGGTCAAGGCTCCCTGGCTGGGCGGAGGTGTAACCAATGCCGGCAGCTGGGCAGCCTTTTGGCAAGACACCAGTATCCTTGCCGGCGAGGAAACCGGCGAACTTCATGTCAAATTAAGATCCTCATCTGATATTCCCTCCCTGGACAGGCTGCTCTGCAGGGAGTTTCCTCCCTTTAACACGGGAATTCCAGATCAGTACAGGGTGCAAGTGTGGATGAAAGAGTTTGACCGATATGTGGCAGACAATAACCTGCCGAACCTTTCCGTTATGCTGATATGCCAGGATCATACCCAGGGAAACCTTCCGGGTTATCCTACACCTGAAGCCATGGTTGCGGATAATGACCTGGCACTTGGCAGAATTGTGGAAAAAATCAGCCACAGCCCTTATTGGAAAAATTCAATTATTTTTATTATTGAGGATGATGCGCAAAACGGGGTGGACCATGTGGACGGGCACAGAACCCTTGGATTTGTAATAAGCCCTTATACCAGAAGAGAAGTGGTAAACAGCAACTATTATACCCAGCTCGATATCACCCGGACCATTGAACATATTCTGGGACTGCCGCCCATGACCCAGATGGATATGGCCATTGATCCCCGGGCCATGAAGGCCGTGTTCACGGACAAGCCTGACTTTACGCCTTTTAAGGCAAAGCCAGCCAGAATTCCCCTGGACACGATGAACAAGCCTCTGACCGCTATGAAGGGCCTTGAAAAAGAATGGGCACTGGCCATGGCTGAACAGAACTTCTCAAAACCGGATGCCGCAGACGAAGATATGCTGAACCGGGTAATCTGGTACACTGTAAAAGGGTATGACACCCCTTACCCCGGAGACCCCAGAGTCCTTTCCCCCCATGAACTGGAATCAGAACATGGAAGGAAAATTGATGATGACTAA
- a CDS encoding phosphotransferase translates to MLKPKTGQGNISARPPLLLLPETDSQSNVAMKDKICRLGCWKGNVTPEEIKGGHSNHNFFVEDGGESFFVRLGHDLDVHCVMRSNELAISRAAHAAGISPEVVWHEPGVMVTRYIQGKTLTKQDIAKQNNLNRLVPLIQECHRQIIHHIRGPVLMFWVFHVCRNYAAILRDSNHPLSVQLPRLMNINSALEKAVGNIKPVVTHNDLLASNFIDDGQRFWIIDWEYAGFNTALFDLACFCSFCDLHPDQEDRILATYFQSRVTDELRRRFIALKCASELWTYLWSPVAESHYALDLDYQKIARGHQLNFERLWVEFKQI, encoded by the coding sequence ATGTTGAAACCCAAGACCGGTCAAGGAAACATATCGGCCAGACCACCTTTGTTGCTGCTGCCCGAAACTGACTCACAGTCCAATGTTGCAATGAAAGACAAAATTTGCAGATTAGGCTGCTGGAAAGGAAACGTTACCCCTGAAGAGATAAAAGGGGGACACAGCAACCACAACTTTTTTGTTGAGGATGGGGGAGAGTCTTTTTTTGTACGCCTGGGGCATGATCTGGATGTCCATTGCGTGATGCGGTCCAATGAACTGGCAATTTCCAGGGCAGCACATGCAGCAGGCATTTCTCCTGAAGTCGTCTGGCACGAACCCGGTGTCATGGTAACCCGGTATATTCAAGGGAAAACCCTTACAAAACAAGACATTGCCAAACAAAACAATTTAAATCGCCTGGTCCCGTTGATTCAAGAATGCCACCGGCAGATTATCCATCACATCAGGGGACCGGTTCTCATGTTCTGGGTATTCCATGTCTGCCGTAATTATGCAGCCATCCTCAGGGATTCAAATCATCCGCTGTCTGTACAACTGCCCCGTCTTATGAACATAAATTCGGCTCTGGAGAAAGCGGTTGGAAATATTAAACCCGTTGTGACTCACAACGACCTTTTGGCATCCAATTTTATTGATGACGGACAAAGGTTCTGGATAATTGACTGGGAGTATGCGGGATTTAACACGGCTTTATTTGATCTTGCATGTTTCTGTTCTTTTTGCGATCTGCACCCGGATCAAGAAGACCGGATTCTGGCAACCTATTTTCAATCAAGGGTGACAGATGAATTGCGCCGGCGTTTTATTGCCTTGAAATGTGCATCAGAACTCTGGACATACCTGTGGAGCCCGGTTGCGGAAAGTCACTATGCCCTTGATCTGGATTATCAGAAAATCGCCAGGGGCCATCAACTGAATTTTGAAAGACTCTGGGTGGAGTTTAAACAAATATAA
- a CDS encoding class I SAM-dependent methyltransferase, with translation MSKFENYTKTSRSYDKTRIPAGVEIILGVLAKPGRPLDQIKLLDAGCGTGNYSRSILPHVGQIKAVDLNQGMLDIAAEKFKSHADQGRIEFHQSSIDQMPFKNKSFDAIMVNQVLHHLEEMQDADFPVCRRVFMEFHRVLKPGGSLIINTSSHEQIRNGYWFYKLIPEAVEKLCRRYLPLDTLAMLLTASGFSINGRFVALDAMCRGADYFDKLGPLKKEWRDGDSTFALVTDTELKRIQNEVSKMEADGTLASYVETQDRSRKHIGQTTFVAAARN, from the coding sequence ATGAGCAAATTCGAAAACTACACAAAAACTTCCAGAAGCTATGATAAAACCCGGATACCGGCAGGTGTGGAAATCATACTCGGTGTTCTGGCAAAACCGGGCCGCCCCCTTGATCAGATAAAGCTCCTGGACGCCGGGTGCGGAACCGGTAATTACTCCCGGTCAATCTTGCCTCATGTAGGCCAGATCAAAGCTGTCGATCTTAACCAGGGAATGCTTGACATTGCAGCGGAAAAATTTAAATCCCATGCTGACCAGGGGCGAATTGAATTCCACCAGTCAAGTATTGATCAAATGCCGTTTAAAAACAAGAGCTTTGATGCGATTATGGTCAACCAGGTGCTGCATCATCTGGAGGAGATGCAAGATGCTGACTTTCCAGTCTGCCGCAGGGTGTTTATGGAATTTCATCGGGTATTGAAGCCCGGCGGCAGCCTCATTATCAACACAAGCTCCCATGAACAGATAAGGAATGGATACTGGTTCTACAAACTGATTCCGGAAGCTGTGGAAAAACTATGCCGTCGTTATCTGCCTCTGGACACCCTGGCCATGTTGTTGACAGCATCAGGATTTTCCATAAACGGTCGGTTTGTGGCGCTGGATGCCATGTGCCGCGGTGCCGACTATTTTGACAAACTGGGGCCCTTGAAAAAAGAATGGCGGGATGGGGACTCCACATTTGCACTGGTTACTGACACAGAATTGAAACGCATTCAAAATGAGGTCTCCAAAATGGAGGCTGACGGAACACTTGCATCTTATGTTGAAACCCAAGACCGGTCAAGGAAACATATCGGCCAGACCACCTTTGTTGCTGCTGCCCGAAACTGA
- a CDS encoding ABC transporter substrate-binding protein, producing MKKTKYLVLSFLMGIVLFFVPSCAQADNILNLLTWDGYAPDKYVAEFEAFIEQKYDKKVKINRTYLQDTTEIFVPVRTGKADIFVPTQHILNDGRWKFVDNNLALPLNLENIPNYKYVLKSFEPYTTFNGKVYAAPIAHGAYGLVYNTKYFPTPPKTWNILWDEQYKGKYTITKGTTEVNIYITALALGYDVHDMSNFAKLNNETFHAKLRTLVENAHSFWPGIDSPHHFKGLYLGTSWGWSLSGLNQKEDKWKMVDPQEGSPAWIDSHAIAHSLKNKPFLKKVAEEWINYTLGKKYQIEVVVNYLTSAPVTRNIVDGLPQEKIKEFHLDDPDYLAKYHHFYPTIKEKRDRNGLKVLWKNASKDVALTESKQE from the coding sequence ATGAAAAAAACAAAATATCTGGTTTTGTCATTTTTGATGGGCATTGTATTGTTTTTTGTACCATCTTGTGCGCAGGCAGACAATATCTTAAATCTTCTGACCTGGGATGGATATGCGCCAGACAAATATGTGGCTGAGTTTGAGGCCTTTATTGAACAAAAATACGACAAAAAAGTAAAAATCAATCGGACTTATCTTCAGGATACAACTGAAATCTTTGTTCCGGTCAGGACAGGTAAGGCAGATATTTTTGTACCGACCCAGCATATTTTAAATGACGGGCGCTGGAAATTCGTAGATAACAATCTGGCCCTCCCCCTCAACCTGGAAAACATTCCCAATTACAAATATGTGCTTAAATCATTTGAACCCTATACGACCTTCAACGGAAAAGTGTATGCCGCACCAATTGCCCATGGTGCATACGGCTTGGTGTACAATACCAAATACTTTCCCACACCGCCAAAAACCTGGAATATACTGTGGGATGAGCAATACAAGGGAAAATACACCATCACCAAAGGCACAACAGAAGTCAATATTTATATCACAGCCCTGGCATTAGGATATGATGTGCATGACATGTCTAATTTTGCAAAACTTAATAATGAGACTTTTCATGCAAAATTAAGAACTCTGGTGGAAAATGCACATTCATTCTGGCCGGGTATTGATTCTCCGCACCACTTCAAAGGATTGTATCTTGGCACATCCTGGGGCTGGTCCCTCTCCGGTCTTAATCAAAAAGAAGATAAATGGAAGATGGTGGACCCCCAGGAAGGCTCTCCTGCCTGGATTGACTCCCATGCCATTGCCCATTCGCTGAAAAACAAACCATTTTTAAAAAAAGTGGCTGAAGAATGGATTAATTACACCCTTGGTAAAAAATATCAGATAGAGGTGGTTGTGAACTACCTGACCTCTGCGCCGGTCACCCGAAATATTGTGGACGGGCTGCCCCAGGAAAAAATAAAAGAGTTCCACCTTGATGACCCTGACTATCTTGCCAAATACCATCATTTTTATCCCACAATCAAAGAAAAAAGAGATCGCAACGGCTTAAAAGTTTTATGGAAAAACGCCAGCAAAGATGTGGCATTAACAGAAAGCAAACAAGAATAA
- a CDS encoding VanZ family protein, which produces MSPFSRTLGRIVFYRLPVIIFCTLIFWQSSYPGVVSGSSFPHADKVLHFGGYAFLAILTAISLKEGKPFWSPLKIKIVTILFACFYGLSDEVHQAFVAARSASVYDFIADCAGSILGCLFYMKFLSRHK; this is translated from the coding sequence ATGAGCCCATTTTCTAGAACCCTGGGCAGGATTGTTTTTTACAGACTGCCGGTAATTATATTTTGTACCTTAATTTTCTGGCAGTCTTCCTATCCGGGAGTGGTTTCAGGATCTTCATTCCCCCATGCGGACAAGGTGCTTCATTTCGGGGGGTATGCCTTTCTGGCTATCCTTACTGCCATAAGCCTTAAAGAAGGAAAGCCCTTCTGGTCCCCCTTAAAAATCAAGATTGTTACCATTCTTTTTGCCTGTTTTTATGGATTATCAGATGAAGTCCACCAGGCATTTGTGGCGGCACGGTCTGCCTCTGTCTATGACTTTATAGCAGACTGTGCCGGAAGCATATTGGGCTGTCTTTTTTATATGAAATTTTTATCCCGCCACAAATAA
- the thrS gene encoding threonine--tRNA ligase, with protein sequence MINITFPDNSIKSFENIPTGMDVAKSISDGFARNCVAMKIDDRLLDLNGQITEDTAISFITANDDEGLEILRHSSAHVMAEAVLNIYAEAKLTIGPVVEDGFYYDIDMEPISKDDLGAIEDEMKKIIKAKNTFERQVVSKQEALEIFKDNPFKLEIINDLDEAQEISLYQNGKFIDLCRGPHIPHTGMIKGFKLLKISGAYWRADQTREQLQRLYGISFFDKKKLNKYIHMIEEAKKRDHRKLGTKLDLYSFHDEAAGMPFFHAKGIEVWNTLLDYWREEHKAAGYVETKTPVMLNRKLWEQSGHWENYRENMYTSVIDDEEYAIKPMNCPGGMLLYKTKAYSYRDLPLRVGEIGMVHRHELSGALSGLFRVRAFHQDDAHIFMTPDQIESEVLRVLILAKVIYSRFGLNFHLELSTRPKKSIGSDEQWENATNGLKSALERYGQKFFINEGDGAFYGPKIDIHIKDALGRTWQCGTVQLDMSLPERFDLTYKGKDNEKHRPVMIHRVIYGSLERFFGILVEHFAGKFPLWLAPVQAILLPINQDLADYADQLKSELETYQIRCEVDKRSETLKKKIRDAQLNYVPLILTIGDKEKETKTLSVRTLDGEVRMGIDMFDFVAPVSHHIKERTLNEPIF encoded by the coding sequence ATGATTAACATAACATTTCCAGACAATAGTATAAAGAGCTTTGAAAACATCCCCACAGGCATGGATGTTGCCAAAAGTATTTCAGACGGATTTGCCAGAAACTGCGTGGCAATGAAAATTGATGACCGGCTTTTGGATTTAAACGGACAAATCACAGAAGACACCGCCATCAGTTTCATTACTGCCAATGACGATGAAGGGCTTGAGATCCTGAGACATTCGTCTGCCCATGTCATGGCGGAAGCCGTATTAAATATTTATGCAGAGGCAAAACTGACCATCGGTCCTGTGGTGGAAGACGGGTTCTACTATGACATCGACATGGAACCGATTTCAAAAGATGACCTTGGTGCCATTGAAGATGAAATGAAAAAAATCATCAAGGCCAAGAATACCTTTGAACGACAGGTGGTTTCAAAACAAGAAGCCCTTGAGATATTCAAGGACAACCCGTTTAAACTTGAAATAATTAATGACCTTGACGAAGCACAGGAAATATCCCTTTACCAGAACGGCAAATTTATTGACCTTTGCCGGGGCCCCCACATTCCCCATACCGGCATGATCAAAGGATTTAAATTATTAAAAATCTCAGGTGCCTACTGGAGAGCGGACCAGACAAGAGAACAGCTTCAGCGGCTTTACGGCATATCCTTTTTTGATAAAAAAAAGCTCAACAAATATATTCACATGATTGAGGAAGCAAAAAAAAGGGATCACCGCAAGCTTGGCACCAAACTGGATCTTTACTCTTTTCATGATGAAGCAGCCGGCATGCCCTTTTTCCATGCAAAAGGCATTGAGGTATGGAATACACTCCTGGACTACTGGCGCGAAGAACACAAAGCTGCAGGGTATGTGGAAACAAAAACTCCTGTCATGCTCAACCGCAAACTCTGGGAGCAAAGCGGGCACTGGGAAAATTACCGGGAAAACATGTACACCTCGGTAATTGATGATGAAGAATATGCCATCAAGCCCATGAACTGCCCAGGCGGCATGCTGCTGTACAAAACAAAAGCTTACTCCTACCGGGATCTGCCCTTGAGGGTTGGTGAAATCGGCATGGTTCACCGCCATGAGCTTTCCGGTGCGCTTTCCGGCCTTTTCAGGGTCAGGGCTTTTCATCAGGATGACGCCCATATTTTCATGACACCGGATCAAATCGAAAGCGAAGTTCTCAGGGTATTGATACTGGCAAAGGTAATCTACAGCCGGTTCGGCCTGAATTTTCATCTGGAATTGTCAACCCGGCCCAAAAAATCAATCGGGTCTGACGAGCAATGGGAAAATGCAACAAACGGTCTTAAGTCCGCCTTAGAGCGTTATGGCCAGAAATTTTTCATCAATGAAGGGGACGGCGCATTCTACGGCCCCAAAATTGATATTCACATCAAGGATGCCTTAGGAAGAACCTGGCAATGCGGAACTGTGCAGCTGGACATGTCGTTGCCGGAACGATTTGACCTGACCTACAAGGGCAAGGACAATGAAAAACACCGGCCAGTAATGATCCACCGTGTCATTTACGGATCTTTGGAACGGTTTTTCGGTATTCTTGTGGAACATTTTGCAGGCAAATTTCCCTTGTGGCTGGCACCTGTCCAGGCAATCCTTTTGCCCATCAACCAGGATCTGGCGGATTATGCCGACCAACTCAAATCAGAACTTGAAACGTATCAAATCAGGTGCGAGGTGGACAAACGAAGCGAAACCCTTAAAAAGAAAATCAGAGATGCCCAGCTAAATTACGTTCCGCTGATCCTCACCATAGGGGACAAGGAAAAGGAAACCAAGACACTTTCCGTGAGAACCCTTGACGGAGAGGTCAGGATGGGAATCGACATGTTTGATTTTGTTGCGCCGGTATCGCACCATATCAAGGAAAGAACACTGAATGAGCCCATTTTCTAG